The following proteins are co-located in the Nonlabens ponticola genome:
- a CDS encoding OsmC family protein — MKFTRKANAHWYGTGKEGKGHINTGSKVLEDTPYSFGTRFEGEKKGTNPEELLGAAHAGCYTMQLSFLLNEEGFTADHLHTDANVTFEDGEITQVYLNLVGEVPEISEEKFKEIAEKAKNVCPVSKLFKTDIKLEIILNQKSNG, encoded by the coding sequence ATGAAATTTACAAGGAAGGCAAACGCACACTGGTATGGAACAGGTAAAGAAGGTAAAGGCCACATCAATACTGGCAGTAAGGTGCTTGAAGACACGCCATATTCTTTTGGAACTCGATTTGAAGGTGAGAAAAAAGGAACTAATCCAGAAGAATTACTAGGTGCTGCTCACGCAGGTTGCTACACCATGCAGCTCAGCTTCCTACTCAATGAAGAAGGTTTTACGGCAGACCATTTACATACTGATGCCAATGTTACTTTTGAAGATGGTGAGATTACTCAAGTGTATCTCAATCTAGTAGGTGAGGTGCCCGAAATAAGCGAGGAAAAATTCAAAGAAATAGCTGAAAAGGCTAAGAATGTATGCCCAGTCTCAAAGCTTTTCAAAACCGACATCAAATTAGAAATTATCCTAAATCAAAAAAGTAACGGCTAG
- a CDS encoding DUF2911 domain-containing protein → MKKVILLLAVCLTASLAQAQIVAVQPSPSAKVTQTVGLTEVTLDYSRPAMRDRNIFGALVPYDKLWRTGANANTIVSFGDDVTVGGAKLAAGDYALYSIPGKSEWELIFYSNTNNWGTPQDWDENLVAARVKVPVTKIDGKVENFSISINDMKMDNAVMDIMWDDVKVSAPFTVPTDAKMLASINRIMTGPTASDYYSAATFYMDSGKDMKQAYEWINKAVEMSPKAYWMWRKKSLMEAQMGQKDKAIASAKTSLKLAQEAPNPDYVRLNKISLEEWGVKM, encoded by the coding sequence ATGAAAAAAGTAATTTTATTATTAGCCGTTTGTTTGACAGCAAGTCTTGCACAGGCACAAATCGTGGCCGTACAGCCTAGTCCTAGCGCAAAGGTGACACAAACAGTAGGTCTTACCGAGGTCACACTAGACTACTCAAGACCAGCGATGAGAGATCGCAATATATTTGGTGCGTTGGTTCCTTATGACAAATTATGGCGTACAGGTGCAAATGCAAATACCATTGTAAGTTTTGGCGACGATGTTACTGTAGGTGGTGCAAAGCTAGCCGCAGGCGATTATGCTCTTTACAGTATTCCAGGAAAATCAGAATGGGAATTGATTTTTTATTCTAACACTAATAACTGGGGTACACCACAAGATTGGGATGAGAACCTAGTGGCTGCTAGAGTAAAAGTGCCAGTAACTAAAATTGATGGCAAGGTGGAGAACTTTAGCATCAGTATAAACGACATGAAGATGGACAATGCCGTGATGGATATCATGTGGGACGATGTAAAGGTATCAGCGCCATTCACGGTACCTACAGATGCCAAAATGTTGGCCAGTATCAATCGTATCATGACAGGTCCTACGGCTTCAGATTATTATAGTGCGGCGACTTTCTACATGGATTCTGGTAAAGACATGAAGCAAGCCTATGAATGGATCAATAAAGCGGTAGAGATGAGCCCTAAGGCTTACTGGATGTGGAGAAAAAAATCACTGATGGAAGCTCAAATGGGGCAAAAAGACAAGGCCATTGCTAGTGCAAAAACCTCTTTAAAACTCGCTCAAGAAGCACCCAACCCAGATTATGTGAGATTAAATAAGATCTCTTTAGAAGAATGGGGCGTGAAGATGTAG
- a CDS encoding sulfite exporter TauE/SafE family protein, with protein sequence MTVEIVLLLLLLGLIAGFLSGSVGVGGGVVMVPLAIWFLGYSQHQAQGMSLAVLAVPVTLVAAYTYHSSGHTLDWRYALIIALAFVVGGYFGSKIAVNINQQLLKKVFGVVLLIVAIKMIFFSKAQGVN encoded by the coding sequence ATGACTGTAGAAATCGTTTTACTACTTCTCCTGTTAGGACTAATTGCTGGTTTCTTGAGCGGTAGTGTAGGTGTAGGTGGTGGCGTGGTGATGGTACCGCTAGCGATATGGTTTCTGGGATATTCACAACATCAGGCACAAGGAATGAGTCTAGCCGTGCTGGCAGTCCCAGTAACTCTGGTTGCTGCATATACTTATCATTCTAGCGGTCATACGTTGGACTGGCGTTATGCGCTCATTATTGCGCTGGCATTTGTGGTAGGTGGATATTTTGGCTCAAAAATCGCCGTGAACATCAATCAACAATTATTGAAAAAAGTCTTTGGAGTAGTGCTGCTCATTGTGGCTATAAAAATGATATTCTTCTCTAAAGCACAAGGAGTTAATTAA
- the cls gene encoding cardiolipin synthase produces the protein MLEWFARNWFISLLIINYVVALSAAFFLLRNNQNPRKTLSSLLFLVAFPFIGLVIYYFFGLEYRKSKIFKRKDINSHDLIKKWNDRLFISDKELEDFDDDFLEDRVKMVKLLRHNDSAPLTRRNDLTLLINGKKTFESIFKDLDQATDHIHLEYFIIQDDVIGNKIIDKLVGAAQRGVEVKLIYDSVGSNLSGKARRRMRAVGIELNSFMPVIFSNFTRKANYRNHRKIIVIDGHIGYLGGVNISDDYVNTGERGKMYWRDTHLRIEGHAVKSLQSQWLLNWFFVSKNDNLPIKESYFPEIDENIGAAVQIAASGPDTDWANIMEAIFSAITTAEHSIRITTPYFIPNEAILTALKSASRSGIDVHILVPETGDSWAARYASRSYFEEILRSGARVSWYCKGMLHAKTMVVDDKFATVGTSNMDYRSFDINFEINALIYDDDIAQQLNVQFEKDLESSQEIILDRWAERSKVDKFKESFCRLWAPLL, from the coding sequence ATGCTGGAATGGTTTGCTAGAAATTGGTTTATCTCGTTACTCATAATTAATTATGTAGTAGCCTTGAGTGCGGCATTTTTCCTGCTGCGCAACAATCAAAATCCACGCAAAACCTTGTCTTCGCTGCTGTTTCTAGTCGCTTTTCCTTTTATAGGCTTGGTGATCTATTACTTTTTTGGACTGGAATATCGCAAGTCCAAGATATTTAAACGCAAGGACATCAATTCCCATGATCTTATCAAAAAATGGAATGATCGCCTTTTCATTTCAGATAAAGAGCTAGAGGATTTTGACGATGATTTTTTAGAAGATCGCGTGAAAATGGTGAAATTATTGCGACACAACGATAGTGCTCCTTTAACGAGACGCAATGATCTTACATTGTTGATCAATGGTAAAAAGACTTTTGAGTCAATTTTTAAAGATCTTGATCAAGCTACCGATCATATCCATCTAGAATATTTCATCATTCAGGATGACGTTATAGGTAATAAGATCATTGATAAATTAGTAGGTGCTGCACAGCGCGGCGTTGAGGTCAAGCTCATCTACGACTCAGTAGGTAGTAATCTATCAGGAAAGGCACGACGCAGGATGCGAGCCGTAGGCATTGAGCTTAACTCTTTCATGCCGGTGATTTTTAGCAATTTTACGCGTAAGGCTAATTATAGAAACCACCGCAAGATTATAGTTATCGATGGCCATATAGGTTATCTAGGCGGCGTGAATATAAGTGACGACTACGTAAATACTGGTGAACGAGGCAAGATGTATTGGCGAGACACACATTTGCGTATTGAAGGTCACGCAGTTAAGAGCCTACAATCGCAGTGGCTACTCAATTGGTTTTTCGTTTCTAAAAATGATAATCTGCCTATCAAGGAAAGTTATTTTCCAGAGATTGATGAGAACATAGGTGCCGCTGTGCAAATTGCCGCCAGCGGACCTGACACAGATTGGGCAAATATCATGGAGGCTATTTTTAGCGCCATTACTACCGCGGAGCATAGCATAAGAATTACCACACCATATTTTATTCCCAACGAGGCAATTCTCACAGCATTAAAAAGTGCCTCAAGATCAGGTATCGACGTCCACATTCTAGTGCCAGAAACCGGTGATAGCTGGGCAGCACGCTATGCGTCGCGATCATATTTTGAAGAAATTTTGCGCAGCGGCGCACGAGTATCGTGGTACTGCAAAGGCATGTTACATGCAAAAACCATGGTTGTTGACGACAAGTTTGCCACTGTAGGAACTTCTAATATGGATTATCGTAGTTTTGATATCAACTTTGAGATCAATGCGCTTATCTATGACGACGATATTGCGCAGCAACTCAACGTTCAATTTGAGAAAGATCTAGAGTCAAGCCAGGAAATCATTTTAGATCGCTGGGCAGAAAGATCAAAAGTGGATAAGTTCAAAGAGTCTTTTTGTAGACTATGGGCGCCATTATTATAA
- a CDS encoding lytic transglycosylase domain-containing protein → MKKVLIGGIIAVGLIAIVGAIQGPRNDSQESSNMHVKDGYVVHSLAMPANLNFAGESVPLSDPDIEERFDNELLSNVYFQSNAIKLIKRSEKYFPILEPILAENGIPDDFKYLAVAESALTQAVSPAGARGFWQLMPATARELGLEVNSNVDERYHIEMATRAACEYLKESKARFGTWTLAAAAYNAGKAGISNLQDRQDEDAYYDLLLNSETSRYVFRILALKEIIEQPEKYGFQVAPEHLYTSVPVTHVDVDYEIEDLAAFAKAQKISYKVLKIHNPWLREAKLNNRSRKLYHIAIPEAGYYK, encoded by the coding sequence ATGAAGAAAGTATTGATAGGTGGTATCATTGCGGTAGGATTAATAGCTATTGTAGGTGCAATTCAAGGACCTAGAAATGATTCTCAAGAGTCAAGCAACATGCATGTCAAGGACGGTTATGTGGTTCATTCTCTCGCGATGCCAGCAAACTTGAATTTTGCAGGAGAATCTGTCCCACTTTCTGATCCTGATATAGAGGAGCGATTTGATAACGAGCTGCTGTCAAACGTGTACTTTCAGTCAAACGCTATCAAGTTAATCAAGCGCAGCGAGAAGTATTTCCCAATTCTAGAGCCTATCCTAGCAGAAAATGGCATACCCGATGATTTTAAATATCTAGCCGTCGCAGAAAGTGCCTTGACACAAGCTGTATCTCCAGCTGGAGCCAGAGGTTTTTGGCAATTAATGCCAGCTACCGCACGCGAGCTAGGACTTGAGGTCAATTCTAATGTAGATGAACGCTACCACATTGAAATGGCCACTAGAGCCGCTTGTGAGTATTTAAAAGAAAGTAAAGCGCGATTTGGTACCTGGACACTTGCCGCAGCAGCATACAACGCGGGTAAGGCAGGAATATCAAATCTGCAAGATCGACAGGATGAGGATGCTTACTATGATTTATTGCTTAATTCAGAAACGTCGCGATATGTCTTTAGGATTTTGGCATTGAAGGAAATCATTGAACAACCTGAGAAGTACGGTTTTCAGGTAGCGCCTGAGCATTTATACACCTCGGTTCCAGTCACGCATGTTGACGTGGATTATGAGATTGAGGATTTGGCAGCTTTCGCGAAAGCGCAAAAAATATCCTACAAAGTACTTAAAATCCATAATCCGTGGTTGCGAGAGGCTAAGTTGAACAACAGGTCACGCAAGCTCTATCACATCGCCATTCCTGAAGCCGGTTATTACAAGTAA
- a CDS encoding alpha/beta hydrolase, translating to MIHVYMMPGMAASPRIFEHIKLPEEEYTIHLMDWLAPLSVKESMHSYCERLSMTLKHEDVVLIGVSFGAVIVQELSRMVNARKVIVISSVKSTAEFPRRMRLSRATQLHKILPTGLLKYVDFLAKYASMVAPKKTALYKQYLNVVDPIYMKWALDTLINWQSKEISTPLAHIHGDADPVFPVKYIDDYIQVPGGTHVMIIHRYRWFNENLPQIIAN from the coding sequence ATGATCCATGTCTATATGATGCCTGGAATGGCCGCTTCACCTAGGATTTTTGAACACATCAAACTACCAGAAGAGGAGTATACAATTCATTTAATGGATTGGCTGGCACCGCTATCGGTCAAGGAATCCATGCATAGTTACTGTGAGCGACTTAGCATGACTCTAAAACACGAGGATGTGGTATTAATTGGTGTCTCCTTTGGTGCTGTTATCGTTCAAGAATTATCTAGAATGGTTAACGCTCGCAAGGTGATTGTTATATCAAGCGTCAAATCTACGGCAGAGTTTCCTCGTAGGATGCGATTGTCACGAGCCACGCAGCTACACAAAATATTGCCTACAGGATTATTAAAATACGTGGACTTTCTTGCAAAGTATGCGAGTATGGTCGCACCTAAAAAAACTGCTCTTTACAAGCAATACCTCAATGTTGTAGACCCTATCTATATGAAATGGGCACTCGACACTTTGATCAATTGGCAGTCAAAAGAGATAAGCACACCATTAGCGCACATTCATGGCGATGCAGATCCCGTTTTTCCTGTCAAGTATATAGATGATTATATACAAGTGCCTGGTGGTACGCATGTTATGATAATCCATCGATACAGGTGGTTTAATGAAAACCTACCCCAAATCATTGCCAATTAA
- a CDS encoding GNAT family N-acetyltransferase — protein MDTTTIEITDNAFLRQYETLLDGKKAKIEYAQQERKIFLTKLIIPESHADDADFKTDFLKAVFADIRDNKKLKVVPTHPTIAGFVRKHRNEYKEMLPVGISI, from the coding sequence ATGGATACTACAACGATTGAAATTACCGACAACGCTTTTCTACGTCAATATGAAACGTTGCTCGATGGCAAAAAAGCCAAAATTGAATACGCACAACAAGAGCGCAAAATATTCCTTACTAAATTAATTATTCCAGAAAGTCACGCTGACGATGCAGACTTTAAGACTGATTTTCTCAAAGCAGTTTTTGCAGATATTAGAGACAACAAAAAGCTCAAGGTTGTGCCTACACACCCTACCATCGCAGGTTTTGTACGTAAGCACCGCAATGAATACAAAGAAATGTTACCAGTAGGTATCAGTATCTAA
- the kdsB gene encoding 3-deoxy-manno-octulosonate cytidylyltransferase produces MRKIAIIPARLQASRFPEKLLQDLAGKPVIVRTYEATVNTQLFDEVFVVTDSGKIHDVILQHGGNAIMSQKEHECGTDRIAEAAQNIDADIVVNVQGDEPFTNREDLSRLLEIFEKDQDQSIDLTSLMHELIDPADVENPNNVKVIVDQCSNAMYFSRAAIPFQRDEHHIQPVYKHIGIYAFRKKALMDFYHSQPTPLELAEKIEGIRYLEHGKKIRMIKTSQASIGIDTPQDLERAIKLWMKS; encoded by the coding sequence ATGCGCAAAATCGCCATCATTCCAGCCAGATTACAAGCTTCTCGCTTTCCTGAAAAATTATTGCAGGATCTTGCTGGCAAGCCTGTCATCGTGCGCACTTATGAAGCGACGGTAAACACCCAGCTTTTTGATGAGGTATTTGTCGTGACAGATAGCGGTAAGATTCATGATGTGATACTACAGCATGGCGGTAACGCAATCATGAGTCAAAAAGAGCACGAGTGCGGCACAGATCGCATTGCCGAGGCTGCCCAGAATATAGATGCGGACATTGTGGTCAATGTACAAGGAGATGAACCATTTACAAATCGCGAGGATTTATCACGACTGCTTGAAATTTTTGAAAAGGATCAAGATCAATCCATTGATCTCACATCGCTCATGCATGAATTAATAGACCCAGCGGATGTTGAGAATCCTAATAATGTAAAAGTGATTGTAGATCAATGTAGCAACGCTATGTATTTCTCACGAGCCGCAATCCCATTTCAACGAGATGAGCATCATATCCAGCCAGTATATAAACATATTGGTATCTATGCTTTTAGGAAAAAAGCATTAATGGACTTCTACCATTCACAACCTACACCACTAGAACTAGCTGAAAAAATTGAAGGTATAAGATATCTAGAACATGGTAAAAAAATACGCATGATCAAGACATCTCAAGCCAGTATTGGTATTGATACACCGCAAGATCTAGAACGTGCTATAAAATTGTGGATGAAAAGCTAA
- a CDS encoding DUF4126 domain-containing protein: MWEIIASVLLGIGLSASAGFRVFVPLLLLSIASYVGWIPLNESWQWAGSLTAITLLSVASVIEIAAYFIPVVDNLLDSITIPLATIAGTLVMVSVVTDLDPIYSWTLAIIAGGGTAATIASSTGATRAASTTATAGIANPIINVVEVVFSLVLSFLSIFAPVIAFILVVLLILGIRKLYKKMFKRSQLSRKHNHNKPTTTS; this comes from the coding sequence ATGTGGGAAATCATCGCAAGTGTATTATTAGGAATAGGATTAAGCGCCAGTGCAGGCTTCCGTGTTTTTGTGCCTTTATTGCTGCTTAGTATTGCAAGTTATGTAGGCTGGATACCACTCAACGAGAGCTGGCAATGGGCTGGCAGCTTGACGGCCATCACGCTATTAAGTGTCGCATCTGTGATAGAGATTGCAGCCTATTTCATTCCAGTAGTAGATAACTTATTGGACAGCATCACCATACCTCTCGCGACTATCGCAGGAACATTAGTAATGGTAAGCGTGGTAACAGATCTTGACCCTATTTACAGCTGGACACTGGCCATCATTGCAGGTGGTGGTACAGCAGCAACAATTGCCAGCAGCACTGGTGCTACTAGAGCGGCCAGCACGACCGCCACAGCAGGAATCGCAAATCCCATCATTAATGTGGTGGAAGTCGTCTTCAGTCTTGTGCTTAGTTTTCTATCTATTTTTGCTCCAGTAATCGCATTCATTCTTGTAGTGTTGCTCATTCTTGGGATACGCAAATTGTATAAGAAAATGTTTAAGAGGAGTCAGCTTTCGCGAAAGCATAATCACAATAAACCTACAACCACATCATGA
- a CDS encoding ATP-dependent DNA helicase yields the protein MTSDEFYNTLKLDFPFTPTSQQDRALEELADFIMDLSHNRIFMLRGYAGTGKTTIISSLVKSLWKVKKSATLLAPTGRAAKVISSYSNQQAATIHREIYYPKGQGGGNVQFTLKANKHRNTLFIVDEASMIPDVQANNNMFGGNGSLLDDLIEYVYNGMKCKLIIIGDTAQLPPVKLDVSPALDSQLLEQRFLKEVTDVELDEVKRQTVNSGILANATQIRNHIEQEQFNFKFDLTHFKDIQRLIDGHEIMETVMGAYDQQGHEETAIIVRSNKRANLYNQQIRSRILFRESEVESGDYLMVVKNNYHWLKPTSDAGFIANGDIIEILEIFSFKNLYGFRFAEVKVRMVDYPNEKPFETVLILDTLTSESPSLTYEQSNSLYQEVRMDYLKLPKWKQYKEIKANPFFNAMQVKFSYAITCHKSQGGQWENVIVEQPYLPEGPSKDYLRWLYTAVTRAKSNLYLIGFNKEYFVEY from the coding sequence ATGACCTCAGACGAATTTTACAATACTCTCAAGCTAGATTTTCCGTTCACGCCTACCTCACAGCAGGATCGAGCATTGGAAGAACTAGCAGATTTTATCATGGATCTATCCCATAATCGCATTTTCATGTTGCGTGGTTACGCTGGTACAGGTAAGACTACCATCATCAGTAGCCTCGTAAAAAGTCTTTGGAAAGTAAAAAAAAGCGCCACGCTACTTGCTCCAACTGGTAGAGCTGCCAAAGTCATTTCAAGTTACTCAAATCAACAAGCCGCTACCATTCACAGGGAGATTTACTACCCAAAAGGTCAAGGCGGCGGCAATGTCCAATTCACACTTAAGGCAAATAAACATCGCAACACTCTATTTATAGTCGACGAGGCATCGATGATACCAGATGTGCAAGCAAACAATAACATGTTCGGCGGTAATGGCTCCTTACTGGATGACCTTATTGAATACGTATATAACGGTATGAAATGCAAACTCATCATTATAGGTGATACCGCACAACTGCCTCCAGTAAAGCTAGACGTATCGCCAGCACTGGATTCTCAATTGTTAGAGCAACGATTCTTGAAAGAAGTTACAGATGTAGAACTGGATGAAGTAAAGCGACAAACCGTCAATTCAGGAATTCTCGCAAACGCTACTCAAATAAGAAATCATATTGAGCAAGAACAGTTCAATTTTAAGTTTGACTTGACACATTTCAAAGATATCCAGCGACTTATCGACGGTCACGAGATCATGGAAACAGTGATGGGCGCCTATGACCAGCAAGGCCATGAAGAGACAGCTATAATTGTACGTTCTAATAAAAGAGCAAACTTGTACAATCAGCAAATAAGGTCTCGAATCCTTTTTAGAGAAAGTGAGGTTGAGTCTGGCGATTATTTAATGGTTGTCAAGAACAATTATCACTGGCTCAAACCTACCAGTGATGCTGGCTTTATAGCAAATGGTGATATTATTGAAATACTCGAGATATTCTCTTTCAAGAATTTATATGGCTTCCGTTTTGCAGAAGTCAAGGTGCGCATGGTCGATTACCCTAATGAAAAACCTTTTGAAACCGTCTTGATACTGGATACGCTAACGTCAGAGTCTCCATCACTCACCTATGAGCAAAGCAACTCCTTATATCAAGAAGTACGCATGGATTATTTGAAGTTACCTAAATGGAAACAGTACAAAGAAATCAAGGCTAATCCCTTTTTCAACGCCATGCAGGTCAAGTTTTCCTATGCGATCACGTGCCATAAATCCCAAGGTGGGCAATGGGAAAACGTAATTGTAGAGCAACCCTATCTACCAGAAGGTCCCAGCAAGGATTATTTAAGATGGTTGTACACCGCTGTCACGCGAGCCAAATCAAATTTGTACCTTATAGGCTTCAATAAAGAATATTTTGTAGAGTACTGA
- a CDS encoding DUF3822 family protein, with product MSVLIHQDGLSFFIDNGNEIVNTITRDFKHQSNPIEILESIEQAYEQEDKLQQKFDEVNLIYHHSILSLVPASLYEESLQADYLKYNTRILQTDVISIDENVGNMNVNVVYIAYSNINNFFFDKYGDHQYYHYSSRLLPIIKEVDGLHIEMMDSHFYLTAIQQGKLIAHNSFPYDEIEDVLYYTLYAMSQHQLDPETIDTYLRGGNVDPKLFDLLYMYIRKLHRDKEYTIHLNKLICA from the coding sequence TTGTCCGTCCTGATTCATCAGGATGGACTTTCTTTTTTTATCGATAATGGTAACGAGATTGTCAATACGATCACTCGAGATTTCAAGCATCAATCCAATCCTATCGAGATCCTAGAATCAATTGAGCAAGCTTATGAACAAGAGGATAAGCTGCAACAAAAATTTGATGAAGTAAACCTGATCTATCACCACTCTATACTTTCGTTGGTTCCAGCATCTTTATACGAGGAGTCGCTGCAGGCTGATTACTTAAAATATAACACCCGTATTTTACAGACTGATGTAATAAGCATTGACGAGAACGTAGGAAATATGAATGTGAATGTGGTCTATATCGCCTACTCTAACATTAATAATTTCTTCTTTGATAAATATGGTGATCACCAATACTATCATTACAGCTCTAGATTATTACCAATTATAAAAGAGGTAGATGGCCTCCATATAGAAATGATGGATTCTCATTTTTATCTTACGGCCATACAGCAGGGCAAACTCATTGCTCACAACAGCTTTCCCTATGACGAGATAGAAGATGTGCTCTATTACACGCTATATGCTATGAGTCAACATCAACTAGATCCTGAAACGATTGACACCTATTTGCGTGGCGGCAATGTAGATCCCAAATTATTTGATTTGCTCTACATGTATATACGCAAGCTGCACCGTGACAAAGAATATACTATACACTTGAACAAATTGATATGCGCATAA
- the rsmD gene encoding 16S rRNA (guanine(966)-N(2))-methyltransferase RsmD, translating into MRIISGIHKGRRIQAPKKLPVRPTTDMAKEALFNILRHQIHIHDISVLELFAGSGNMSYEFASRGAGQVTAVDSHMPCVAFIQKTATELDLPIDTLKADAFKFLEKHTGSYDIIFADPPYAIEQDEFLKIPEFVASNKLLKDDGLLIIEHSKHTDLSNHETFDNARRYGGTVFSFFKPASQEE; encoded by the coding sequence ATGCGCATAATTTCTGGAATTCATAAGGGACGACGCATTCAAGCACCCAAAAAGCTACCAGTGCGGCCTACTACTGATATGGCCAAGGAAGCTTTGTTCAACATTTTAAGACACCAGATTCATATTCACGACATAAGCGTGCTGGAATTGTTTGCCGGTAGCGGTAACATGTCCTATGAATTTGCGAGTCGCGGCGCTGGTCAAGTGACTGCAGTAGATTCACACATGCCATGTGTTGCCTTCATTCAAAAAACCGCTACTGAACTTGATCTACCCATTGATACCCTAAAGGCAGATGCATTCAAATTTCTAGAGAAGCATACAGGTAGTTACGACATCATTTTTGCCGATCCACCCTATGCGATTGAACAAGATGAATTTCTTAAAATACCAGAATTTGTCGCGAGTAACAAATTGCTTAAGGACGATGGTCTGTTGATAATTGAACATTCTAAGCATACAGACCTTAGCAATCACGAGACCTTTGATAATGCACGTCGATATGGCGGTACGGTCTTTAGTTTTTTCAAACCAGCATCTCAAGAAGAATAA